From Paenibacillus physcomitrellae, the proteins below share one genomic window:
- a CDS encoding GerAB/ArcD/ProY family transporter has product MNRPVSDKFTVSPIHMFFLIYVSLVGIGMMSFQHDIVSIAGSDAWMATLLSLLVVFVLIWMMFRILEVQRPGEEHLAAINRRYFGKFLGMTLNIVFALYFVMGAFYAFRFYLEVIQVWIFPLMNLWPISLLILALAYYMVTGGFQTVAAICFWGAVFMLIFVVSQVVMVFPYLHGRNLLPVYVHQTSELIQASRTMSQQFLGCEMLLVFYPYIQSREKSRKWAYWAVAHSGFVYLLVLFISLTYFTPNQMEELLWPTLSIISMIELPLMQRTEYMVLTLWLVKLLANIGLAIWASCQLLKKDMNIKPRVGLGWIMGIFIALMFLVTKPNQLKLMSVLYNHIGEYLVFLFIPLLFILSQALRIWKPGNKKSTADDPST; this is encoded by the coding sequence ATGAATCGTCCTGTTAGCGATAAGTTTACTGTTTCGCCTATTCATATGTTTTTCTTGATCTATGTAAGCCTTGTCGGGATCGGGATGATGAGCTTCCAGCACGACATCGTATCTATTGCCGGGTCCGATGCCTGGATGGCCACCTTGCTGTCCCTCCTTGTCGTATTCGTCCTGATCTGGATGATGTTCCGGATTTTGGAGGTACAGCGTCCTGGCGAAGAACATCTTGCGGCTATTAACCGTCGTTATTTCGGAAAGTTTCTAGGTATGACGCTGAATATCGTCTTTGCCCTGTATTTCGTCATGGGAGCCTTTTACGCGTTCCGATTTTACCTGGAGGTGATCCAGGTGTGGATTTTTCCCCTTATGAATTTATGGCCGATCAGCCTGTTAATTTTAGCCCTGGCCTACTATATGGTAACGGGAGGTTTCCAGACCGTAGCAGCCATTTGTTTTTGGGGAGCTGTCTTTATGCTGATCTTTGTCGTCTCCCAAGTGGTTATGGTCTTTCCTTATTTGCACGGCCGGAATTTGCTTCCCGTCTACGTTCACCAGACAAGTGAATTGATACAAGCGTCGAGGACGATGTCGCAACAATTTCTGGGCTGTGAAATGCTGCTGGTGTTCTATCCTTATATCCAATCCAGGGAAAAATCCCGCAAGTGGGCCTATTGGGCGGTAGCACACTCCGGGTTTGTCTACCTGCTGGTCCTGTTTATCAGCCTCACTTACTTCACTCCCAATCAGATGGAGGAGCTTTTATGGCCCACCCTCAGTATTATTTCAATGATAGAGCTGCCGTTGATGCAGCGGACGGAATACATGGTGTTGACCCTTTGGCTGGTCAAATTGCTGGCGAACATCGGTCTGGCGATATGGGCCTCCTGTCAACTCCTCAAAAAGGATATGAACATCAAACCACGTGTGGGTCTCGGATGGATCATGGGGATTTTTATAGCGTTAATGTTCCTTGTGACCAAACCGAATCAGCTGAAATTGATGTCCGTTCTATATAATCATATAGGCGAATATCTCGTGTTTTTGTTTATTCCATTGCTGTTTATTCTTTCACAGGCGTTAAGGATCTGGAAACCCGGAAACAAGAAATCCACGGCCGACGATCCTTCCACCTGA
- a CDS encoding Ger(x)C family spore germination protein has product MLGESGLRRGGLAALILLLVSLCSCGTPTVINRIKLIQAAGYDLKGQEIHVSALVGDYKEKEKTTVQLMEDGSSNSFDMIPVLNGESNDPIQYGQMRMMVFGQNYAKRGIGPVLNILARDVKISSRLKLAVSDSTAVELLKACETTQEPLYLMRMIEQNSRYANLPVQNLHTTLYNYYDEGRDLFLPSFKLDAEQRLRVDGLALFDGERWISKVGTDQALWLKILIEDAKNGSFVIPMPHSSVRVDKVALIRFASSKTAFKASSVNKPLGLKVNVKGQVIVKNIPGDLKLVNKGEIEKLEREMEQYVADRIDRFIRYCCSKHIDPAGIGDYFRSVDRKWNPKEFYAAYPSLTPKVTVHLKIIQCGRQD; this is encoded by the coding sequence TTGCTTGGAGAATCTGGCCTTCGGCGGGGAGGACTCGCTGCCCTGATCCTGCTGCTGGTTTCGCTCTGCTCCTGCGGTACGCCAACCGTAATTAACCGGATCAAACTGATTCAGGCAGCAGGTTATGATTTGAAGGGGCAGGAGATTCATGTGAGTGCCCTGGTCGGAGATTACAAGGAGAAAGAGAAAACCACCGTCCAGTTAATGGAGGATGGATCAAGCAACAGCTTCGATATGATTCCGGTACTCAACGGGGAATCCAATGATCCCATTCAATACGGGCAAATGCGCATGATGGTCTTCGGCCAAAACTATGCCAAAAGAGGAATTGGGCCCGTACTGAATATCCTGGCAAGAGACGTTAAAATATCCAGCCGGTTGAAGCTGGCCGTATCCGATTCCACCGCCGTGGAATTGTTAAAAGCCTGCGAAACCACGCAGGAGCCGCTTTACCTGATGCGAATGATCGAACAGAACAGCCGATATGCCAATCTCCCGGTCCAGAATCTTCATACGACCCTTTACAATTATTATGACGAAGGCCGTGATCTCTTCCTCCCCTCTTTCAAGCTGGATGCGGAGCAGCGGCTCCGGGTCGACGGCCTGGCTCTGTTTGATGGAGAAAGATGGATCAGCAAGGTGGGAACCGATCAGGCGTTATGGCTGAAAATACTGATCGAAGACGCCAAAAACGGCTCTTTCGTCATCCCTATGCCCCATTCAAGTGTGCGGGTCGACAAGGTGGCCCTGATCCGGTTTGCCTCCTCAAAAACTGCTTTTAAGGCTTCATCTGTAAACAAACCCTTGGGCTTAAAGGTCAACGTCAAAGGACAAGTCATCGTGAAGAACATTCCCGGCGATCTTAAGCTGGTAAACAAAGGGGAGATCGAGAAGCTTGAGCGCGAGATGGAGCAGTATGTCGCAGACCGCATAGACCGATTTATCCGTTATTGCTGCTCGAAGCATATCGATCCGGCCGGAATCGGCGATTATTTTCGAAGCGTAGACCGAAAGTGGAATCCGAAAGAGTTCTATGCCGCATATCCGTCTCTTACCCCCAAAGTGACCGTACACTTGAAGATCATTCAATGCGGAAGGCAGGATTAA
- a CDS encoding DUF2500 domain-containing protein yields the protein MLTGLEMFDVTGSVIPVFFIVIVGILAISAGSGIFRWVRNNRQPVLSVQTTVTSKRTEVSYRHSSDLDTHRSVTRYYITFEVESGDRLEFEVQGEEYGQTAEGDLGNLTFQGTRYLGFRRHVHGYARQFPDIHRSH from the coding sequence ATGCTAACCGGATTGGAAATGTTCGACGTGACGGGTTCGGTCATTCCCGTATTTTTTATTGTCATTGTAGGCATTTTGGCGATTTCGGCAGGCAGCGGGATTTTCCGGTGGGTCCGGAACAACCGGCAGCCGGTATTGTCGGTGCAAACTACGGTCACGAGCAAAAGGACCGAGGTAAGCTACCGGCACAGCAGCGACTTGGATACCCACCGATCGGTTACCCGGTATTACATCACTTTTGAAGTAGAAAGCGGGGACCGGCTTGAATTCGAAGTCCAGGGCGAAGAATATGGTCAAACCGCGGAGGGTGATCTGGGCAATCTCACCTTTCAAGGAACCCGTTATCTCGGTTTTCGGCGTCACGTTCACGGATATGCCCGGCAGTTTCCGGATATCCACCGAAGTCATTAA
- a CDS encoding WD40/YVTN/BNR-like repeat-containing protein encodes MSKWRHKIIVLVAACMLLSACTARESTSVSAPLQEEDNQENGQVLTVVNPETAKSEDTAVESSKKKYQIQTRLTDFHLLTETTGIAWGITRGELRLYTTNDQGRTWTNISPAATVQFPGLVRYGEEMFFLDQGHGWIMRKAQGSTEGILLHTEDGGLNWKISSLPANASPSSVYFTTAERGWLISVSPTSPGNQKKSVYNTYDGGSTWVASKDEVVSSGQTGSLINLPQYGYFADMDFTTEQQGFALIQEIKKPDLYTTKDGGQHWMQSNTFFRKQDLGECDSYTAEQIQFFNESGQTGLIPIRCTKGDTSKYSGYFTSDGAATFQFIDFPLPWQSGVNAGLAPYFVNEMEGWSLQGYLLYHTIDQGKTWRALPENRKLATTLDDYPEVVKLQFVSPNYGWMLVQNSEERTSRLLSTHDGGLSWQML; translated from the coding sequence TTGAGTAAATGGCGGCACAAGATAATTGTTCTGGTTGCAGCCTGTATGCTGTTGTCTGCCTGTACAGCCAGAGAAAGCACATCGGTTTCTGCACCTTTGCAGGAAGAAGACAATCAGGAGAACGGCCAGGTACTCACTGTCGTGAATCCCGAAACGGCCAAATCGGAGGATACTGCGGTTGAATCCAGCAAGAAGAAATACCAGATTCAAACTCGTCTCACCGACTTTCATCTATTGACGGAGACGACCGGCATCGCCTGGGGGATTACCCGGGGGGAGCTGCGGCTTTATACGACTAATGACCAAGGCAGGACCTGGACCAATATTTCGCCGGCTGCAACCGTGCAGTTCCCGGGATTAGTCCGTTATGGTGAAGAGATGTTTTTCCTGGATCAAGGACACGGCTGGATTATGCGCAAGGCTCAAGGCTCAACGGAGGGAATCCTGCTCCACACGGAGGACGGAGGCCTCAATTGGAAAATTTCATCGCTTCCGGCTAACGCTAGCCCAAGCAGTGTTTATTTTACAACCGCCGAACGAGGTTGGCTGATTTCCGTGAGTCCCACTTCGCCGGGCAACCAGAAGAAGTCCGTCTATAATACATATGACGGGGGCAGTACCTGGGTCGCTTCCAAAGATGAAGTGGTCAGCTCGGGACAGACAGGTTCTTTGATCAACCTGCCGCAGTACGGTTATTTCGCGGATATGGATTTTACGACGGAGCAGCAGGGTTTTGCACTGATTCAGGAAATCAAGAAACCCGATCTCTACACCACGAAGGATGGCGGCCAGCACTGGATGCAGAGTAACACCTTCTTCCGCAAACAGGATCTTGGAGAGTGTGACAGCTATACGGCCGAGCAGATCCAATTCTTTAATGAAAGCGGTCAAACCGGGCTCATTCCGATTCGCTGCACCAAAGGAGACACTTCTAAATACAGCGGATACTTTACGTCAGACGGGGCGGCTACGTTCCAGTTTATCGATTTCCCGCTGCCTTGGCAGTCGGGTGTTAATGCGGGACTCGCTCCGTATTTTGTTAACGAAATGGAAGGCTGGAGCTTGCAGGGTTATCTTCTGTACCACACGATCGATCAAGGCAAAACCTGGAGAGCGCTCCCGGAAAACCGCAAGCTTGCCACTACGCTGGACGATTATCCCGAAGTCGTCAAACTTCAATTTGTTTCGCCGAATTACGGCTGGATGCTTGTACAGAACAGCGAAGAGAGAACCTCAAGATTGCTGTCCACCCACGATGGTGGACTTAGCTGGCAGATGCTTTAA
- a CDS encoding FAD-dependent oxidoreductase encodes MRIAVIGGGLAGLTAAAYLSEHPDVEGVVFERSPQLGGRAFTYQKSGFTLNYGAHAVYGIDRNTISQMKQELGLQFESKQVDKRRVVYAKHNQLTLAPLDFMNIMKTNVLSTMEKVRFVGEVAAIIANIHQLKNYPTLGEYLDHSHAAGDVKELWEHLVCSNFFITPEEARKVPGTVIAEYYHNLFLSSKPVNYILGSWAVITDQLQQKIENSGRWSISVKEPVESFRKEGSSLILNTKTRENLEFDAVIFAIPVQQVCKIMEETPWETSFEPYADSTSTEVLVYDVGFSKVVARPFHYISDMDNKMFISDVSATDHTVVPENGQLLQGIAYLNDHFDSDEERKAYMDNKTSKMEELFDQFYPGWRDSLEVKRVSKKAMVSSVKNIASNQLLPNTLAGVPFYFCGDGCVGKGELAERAFSSARNVAQSLLAGLNKPEALSS; translated from the coding sequence ATGAGAATAGCAGTGATCGGCGGAGGACTCGCCGGCTTGACCGCCGCAGCCTACTTGTCGGAACACCCCGACGTGGAAGGCGTTGTGTTTGAACGCAGCCCGCAGCTTGGCGGACGCGCTTTTACGTATCAGAAATCCGGATTCACCCTGAATTACGGCGCTCATGCCGTGTACGGAATCGATCGCAACACCATCTCCCAAATGAAGCAGGAACTTGGCCTGCAATTTGAAAGCAAACAGGTGGATAAACGCCGAGTCGTTTACGCCAAACACAACCAATTGACCCTTGCTCCTCTCGATTTCATGAACATTATGAAGACGAACGTGTTGTCGACGATGGAGAAAGTCCGCTTTGTCGGGGAAGTCGCAGCCATCATTGCCAACATTCATCAATTGAAGAATTATCCGACGCTGGGCGAATATCTGGATCATTCCCATGCGGCCGGCGACGTCAAAGAGCTTTGGGAACATCTCGTCTGCTCGAACTTTTTTATTACGCCGGAGGAAGCCCGCAAGGTGCCGGGCACAGTGATAGCCGAATACTATCATAACCTGTTCCTCTCTTCCAAGCCAGTCAACTACATTCTCGGAAGCTGGGCGGTCATTACCGATCAGCTGCAGCAAAAGATTGAGAACAGCGGCCGTTGGAGCATTTCGGTCAAGGAGCCGGTAGAATCGTTCCGCAAGGAAGGCAGCTCCCTTATTCTGAATACGAAAACCCGTGAGAATCTCGAATTCGACGCGGTTATCTTCGCCATTCCGGTACAGCAAGTCTGCAAAATCATGGAGGAAACGCCTTGGGAAACCTCCTTTGAGCCTTATGCGGACAGCACTTCAACCGAAGTCCTGGTCTATGATGTTGGTTTCTCCAAAGTGGTTGCCCGTCCATTCCATTATATCAGCGATATGGATAACAAAATGTTTATCAGCGACGTTTCTGCCACAGATCACACCGTCGTGCCGGAGAACGGCCAGCTGCTTCAGGGCATTGCTTACCTGAACGACCATTTTGATTCCGATGAGGAACGGAAAGCTTATATGGATAACAAAACCAGCAAAATGGAAGAGCTGTTTGATCAGTTCTATCCGGGCTGGCGGGATTCTCTGGAGGTTAAACGCGTCTCCAAGAAAGCGATGGTATCCAGCGTCAAGAACATTGCTTCCAACCAGCTGCTGCCTAACACGCTGGCCGGTGTTCCTTTCTATTTCTGCGGCGACGGCTGCGTAGGCAAAGGCGAGCTGGCCGAAAGAGCCTTCTCCAGCGCCCGGAATGTTGCCCAATCGCTGCTGGCCGGTTTGAACAAACCGGAAGCTCTGTCTTCTTAA
- a CDS encoding polysaccharide deacetylase family protein: protein MRKVNTLLAAAVVVLASISIYTASTNSTAKGNKTVNATTLGANPTEPSSAKPVHESGSAEPEGQNPSKAPASDKPGNGSNMKDADGKEANQATDASSGADKPVATPVPTLQPDPTTQPGSMPKADKEPLISASPPDRKPGKQPLLPASIKTKTVYLTFDDGPGRYTDQIAAILAKNNIHATFFAIGENLKHYPKQVNHLLDAGHYVGLHSMSHDYNKLYKSGSSANFIEEFQQEQALFKKITGQDVDLIRAPYGSAPQINKKFRDDIVDAGFKMWDWTVDSEDWSYKNHPEKVIGQVKRQVRGNLNVILMHETKQTVQALPQIIAYLKNKGYAFAVYKPEEHLVVNFAHDDRL from the coding sequence TTGCGAAAAGTAAATACCTTATTGGCCGCTGCGGTTGTCGTTTTGGCATCTATATCCATATATACGGCAAGTACAAATTCCACTGCTAAGGGGAATAAGACGGTAAATGCAACTACTTTGGGAGCTAATCCCACTGAGCCGTCCTCGGCCAAACCCGTTCATGAGAGCGGCAGCGCAGAACCGGAAGGGCAAAATCCTTCCAAGGCACCAGCCAGCGACAAGCCAGGGAATGGATCGAATATGAAGGATGCGGATGGGAAAGAGGCCAATCAGGCGACGGACGCAAGCTCAGGTGCAGATAAACCCGTTGCGACTCCAGTCCCAACGCTGCAACCGGACCCAACGACTCAACCTGGCTCAATGCCTAAAGCGGATAAGGAACCGCTGATTTCCGCCAGCCCTCCGGATAGGAAACCTGGCAAACAGCCTTTGCTTCCCGCGTCGATCAAGACCAAGACGGTCTATTTGACTTTCGATGATGGACCAGGCCGTTATACGGATCAGATCGCAGCCATCTTGGCGAAAAATAACATTCACGCTACCTTTTTTGCCATCGGTGAGAATTTGAAGCATTATCCTAAGCAGGTGAACCACCTGCTGGATGCAGGTCATTATGTCGGACTTCACAGTATGTCCCATGATTACAACAAGCTGTATAAGAGCGGCAGCTCCGCTAATTTCATCGAAGAATTCCAGCAGGAACAAGCCTTGTTCAAGAAAATAACCGGTCAGGACGTGGATCTGATCCGTGCTCCTTACGGAAGCGCGCCGCAAATCAATAAGAAATTCCGCGATGACATCGTAGATGCCGGCTTCAAGATGTGGGACTGGACTGTGGATTCCGAGGACTGGAGCTATAAGAACCATCCCGAGAAGGTGATCGGCCAGGTTAAAAGGCAGGTTCGCGGCAATTTAAATGTGATTTTAATGCATGAAACGAAGCAGACGGTTCAGGCCCTGCCTCAAATCATCGCTTACCTGAAAAATAAAGGCTACGCCTTTGCAGTTTATAAACCAGAGGAGCATCTGGTCGTCAATTTCGCCCATGATGACCGGTTATAA
- a CDS encoding sedoheptulokinase, with protein sequence MSPAYIGIDIGTTTITGLIYDLNRREVVHRITANQDSAALHGQENWERLQDANAIYGQTERILEELLQLNPGVEGIGLTGQMHGIVYVNELGEAVSPLYTWQDGRGAQTVPGESRTYAERISELTGYRVAPGYGLATHDYNADHGLLPAGAAALCSIADFVAAKLAGRRLPVMDATQAAAIGGYSAELGDCRAETGEDFDREALRMAGLDTAMLPSVVPSGTKLGHTRQGIPVYASLGDNQASFLGSVPDPEDTLLLNIGTGSQLSAYVPQLTQAPEGMEARPYPGGGVLMVGAALSGGKAYALLEMFFQEVIEAYTGKPLEANEVYAWMERLMRQAPEQEQGLSVRPWFLGTRSDPNVRGSIENISLDNFKPASLAHALLKGMVEELHAFALKLLAAKPANYRRLVGSGNALRSNPVLCAKAEEVFGMPMQLSASPEEAAVGAALCAAVGGGRIESFQRAGRFVAALKAAD encoded by the coding sequence ATGAGTCCAGCTTATATTGGAATAGACATAGGGACCACAACCATTACCGGTTTGATTTATGACCTGAACAGACGGGAGGTGGTTCACCGGATTACGGCCAATCAGGATTCGGCCGCGCTGCACGGCCAAGAGAATTGGGAGCGGCTGCAGGACGCGAATGCCATTTATGGACAAACCGAGCGTATTCTTGAGGAACTGCTTCAATTGAACCCTGGAGTAGAAGGAATCGGCTTGACAGGGCAGATGCACGGCATCGTATACGTAAATGAACTTGGAGAAGCTGTCAGTCCGCTGTATACCTGGCAGGATGGGCGGGGAGCCCAAACCGTTCCGGGGGAATCCCGGACTTACGCCGAGCGGATCAGTGAGTTGACCGGATACCGGGTGGCTCCGGGTTACGGACTTGCCACGCATGACTATAACGCGGATCATGGACTTCTTCCGGCAGGAGCCGCGGCCCTATGTTCGATCGCTGACTTTGTGGCGGCGAAGCTGGCCGGCAGGCGATTGCCTGTTATGGATGCGACTCAGGCCGCAGCCATTGGCGGATACAGCGCCGAGCTTGGAGATTGCCGGGCGGAGACAGGAGAAGATTTTGACCGGGAGGCGCTCCGGATGGCTGGATTGGATACGGCTATGCTTCCGAGTGTAGTTCCATCAGGTACGAAGCTGGGGCATACCCGCCAAGGGATCCCGGTATACGCTTCCCTGGGCGACAATCAGGCCAGCTTCCTCGGCAGTGTTCCGGATCCAGAGGATACGCTGCTGCTGAACATAGGAACCGGAAGCCAGTTGTCCGCTTATGTACCGCAATTGACGCAGGCGCCGGAGGGAATGGAGGCGCGCCCTTATCCGGGCGGCGGCGTGCTGATGGTCGGTGCCGCACTCAGCGGGGGCAAGGCTTATGCCCTGCTGGAGATGTTTTTCCAGGAAGTCATAGAAGCTTATACCGGTAAACCGCTGGAGGCCAATGAGGTGTATGCCTGGATGGAACGGCTCATGAGGCAGGCGCCGGAGCAGGAGCAGGGGTTGTCGGTTCGCCCCTGGTTTCTGGGCACACGCTCCGATCCCAATGTCCGCGGGAGCATCGAGAACATTTCGCTGGATAACTTTAAGCCGGCCAGCCTGGCCCATGCTTTACTGAAGGGGATGGTGGAAGAACTGCATGCTTTTGCGCTGAAGCTTCTGGCGGCTAAGCCGGCGAACTATCGCAGACTGGTCGGATCCGGCAATGCGCTCCGCTCGAATCCTGTTTTGTGCGCCAAGGCCGAGGAGGTATTCGGCATGCCGATGCAGCTCAGCGCTTCTCCGGAGGAAGCGGCCGTTGGAGCGGCTTTGTGCGCGGCGGTTGGCGGCGGGCGTATTGAAAGCTTTCAGAGGGCCGGGCGTTTTGTGGCAGCATTAAAGGCAGCGGACTAG